The Methyloferula stellata AR4 genome includes a window with the following:
- a CDS encoding PilZ domain-containing protein has translation MTAITSSVRQPQERRDYQRINVSVPGRYMLEDKREFPCRTIDFSPNGVSVAAPVRGRVGERVVIYLDYIGRIEGNIVRHTLFGFALTLILPGNKREKIADQLTWLVNRESLEKADRRHDRLVPNLRHCILQLEDGREHLVKLDNVSISGAAIATELKLPINTKVRLGSMRGYIIRHFDKGMAVEFDAQIPIELFNEDLRL, from the coding sequence ATGACCGCGATAACGAGTTCTGTCCGGCAGCCGCAAGAACGACGCGACTACCAACGTATAAACGTCTCGGTTCCGGGCCGATATATGTTGGAGGACAAGCGCGAGTTCCCGTGCCGCACGATCGATTTTTCGCCGAACGGCGTCTCCGTCGCCGCGCCCGTGCGCGGCAGGGTCGGAGAACGCGTTGTCATCTATCTCGATTATATCGGCCGGATCGAAGGCAATATCGTCCGCCACACTCTGTTCGGCTTCGCGCTGACCCTGATCCTGCCGGGCAATAAGCGCGAAAAGATCGCCGACCAGCTCACTTGGCTGGTCAATCGCGAATCCCTCGAAAAAGCCGACCGCAGACATGACCGGCTCGTGCCGAATCTCCGGCATTGCATCCTGCAGCTCGAAGACGGCCGCGAGCATCTCGTGAAACTGGACAATGTCTCGATTTCCGGCGCCGCCATCGCGACGGAACTCAAACTTCCGATCAACACGAAAGTCCGCCTCGGCTCGATGCGCGGCTATATCATCCGCCACTTCGACAAAGGCATGGCGGTTGAATTCGATGCGCAGATTCCAATCGAACTGTTCAACGAAGACTTGCGGCTCTGA
- a CDS encoding alpha/beta fold hydrolase, producing the protein MKEFSHDGVAIAYIDEAPKGQDLNQPILLIHGFASTHAVNWVLPLWVKTLTEAGRRVIAFDNRGHGRSGKLYDPQDYTIVKMAGDALALLDHLKIAQADVMGYSLGARIATSLAKTHEERVRALIIGGLGYNLIDGSGLPSNLAEAMEAGSADELTDPVQKMFRAFAEATKSDLKALAACLRGSRQHMSEAEVAAMNLPVLVAVGTDDEIAGRAERLAALFPNAQALDIPGRDHNKAVGDKVYKNTVLNFLSSRA; encoded by the coding sequence CTATTCTTCTCATCCATGGCTTCGCTTCGACCCATGCGGTGAACTGGGTGCTGCCGCTTTGGGTCAAGACTTTGACCGAGGCCGGGCGCCGCGTGATCGCCTTCGACAATCGCGGCCATGGACGCAGCGGCAAGCTCTATGATCCGCAAGACTACACGATCGTCAAAATGGCCGGCGACGCTTTAGCCTTGCTCGATCATCTCAAGATCGCGCAAGCCGACGTCATGGGCTATTCGCTCGGTGCGCGCATCGCAACCTCGCTGGCCAAAACCCATGAGGAGCGGGTCCGCGCGCTGATCATCGGCGGGCTTGGCTATAATCTCATCGATGGGTCGGGTCTTCCATCGAACCTTGCCGAAGCCATGGAGGCGGGGTCGGCCGATGAGCTGACGGATCCGGTACAGAAAATGTTTCGGGCTTTCGCCGAGGCCACCAAAAGCGATTTGAAGGCGCTGGCGGCCTGCCTGCGCGGCTCTCGCCAGCATATGAGCGAGGCCGAGGTCGCAGCCATGAATCTGCCTGTGCTGGTGGCTGTCGGGACGGACGATGAGATCGCCGGACGCGCGGAACGCCTCGCGGCTTTGTTTCCGAATGCCCAGGCTTTGGATATTCCCGGACGCGACCACAACAAGGCTGTTGGCGATAAAGTCTATAAAAATACTGTACTCAACTTCTTGAGTTCCAGAGCATGA
- a CDS encoding DUF3126 family protein has protein sequence MDKAELRKLQGFLRQTFGHQGIKVTQARKNPDDAEVHLGERQIGSLVVDDEDGDRSFAFDMKIPVGREVLQEYLRRLFENDQLKIVPRHKKNDSVELNRGDDFLGVISADDPKGHSYTLQMAILDFDLEDF, from the coding sequence TTGGACAAAGCCGAATTGCGTAAATTGCAAGGCTTCCTGCGTCAGACCTTTGGCCATCAAGGCATCAAAGTCACGCAAGCGCGTAAAAACCCCGACGATGCCGAAGTGCATCTCGGCGAGCGGCAGATCGGTTCCCTCGTCGTCGATGACGAAGACGGCGACCGCTCCTTTGCCTTCGACATGAAGATTCCGGTCGGCCGCGAAGTGCTGCAGGAATATCTGCGGCGGCTGTTCGAAAACGACCAGCTCAAGATCGTGCCGCGCCACAAGAAGAACGATTCGGTCGAGCTCAACCGCGGCGACGATTTCTTGGGCGTCATTTCAGCCGACGATCCGAAAGGCCATAGCTACACCTTGCAGATGGCCATTCTCGATTTCGACCTCGAAGATTTTTGA
- a CDS encoding glutathione S-transferase family protein codes for MIKLWGRNTSSNVAKVIWLLEELGLQYQRVDAGGSFGGTDTPHYRAMNPLGLVPALEEDDFTLFESNAILRYICNAHAAHSTLYPQALHARATVEAWMDFQQTSLSRHQSIAFHGLVRIAPEKRDNAAIAAAINEAARIWAILDARLASHPYIVGDDITLADIAFGPHVHRWFNMSFERLAAPDLHAWYQRLLARPAFKANCAGPLV; via the coding sequence GTGATCAAACTTTGGGGCCGCAATACGTCCAGCAATGTCGCGAAGGTGATCTGGTTGCTGGAAGAACTAGGCCTGCAATACCAACGCGTCGACGCTGGCGGTTCCTTCGGTGGCACGGACACGCCACACTATCGCGCGATGAACCCGCTCGGTCTGGTTCCAGCGCTCGAGGAAGATGATTTCACCCTCTTCGAGAGCAACGCGATCCTGCGTTATATCTGCAACGCGCATGCGGCGCATAGCACGCTCTATCCGCAGGCGCTGCATGCACGCGCGACGGTCGAAGCGTGGATGGATTTCCAGCAGACCTCGCTCTCGCGTCATCAGTCGATCGCGTTTCATGGTCTGGTCCGTATCGCACCCGAAAAGCGCGACAACGCGGCGATTGCCGCCGCAATCAATGAAGCCGCCCGCATATGGGCGATCCTGGATGCGCGCCTCGCTTCGCATCCATACATCGTGGGCGATGATATCACGCTCGCGGATATTGCCTTCGGTCCGCATGTGCATCGCTGGTTCAACATGTCCTTCGAGCGGCTGGCCGCACCCGATCTACATGCATGGTATCAGCGCTTGCTGGCGCGACCGGCTTTTAAAGCGAATTGTGCCGGCCCGCTCGTCTGA
- a CDS encoding PAS domain-containing protein, whose product MRQAGTFELFAYWDELRRGRAAPERADLDPVAIRNVLADTFMLEVDADRTYPFCLSGTRLSALFDAELKGRPFLSLWNQAQRPEVARLMQMVVDGACPIVAGAAAAPEGYDLTEFELLLLPLRYHGKTHARVLGRIAPAKRPSWLGLIPVETLDFLSMRVLDGRNLISARGAARATPANVGLSPSFSSCEQRRHLRIYIGNT is encoded by the coding sequence ATGAGACAAGCTGGCACATTTGAGCTTTTCGCTTATTGGGATGAGCTCCGCCGCGGCCGCGCCGCGCCGGAACGCGCCGATCTCGATCCCGTCGCCATTCGCAATGTTCTCGCCGATACATTCATGCTCGAAGTCGATGCGGATCGAACCTATCCGTTTTGTCTGTCCGGTACGCGTCTCAGCGCCTTGTTCGATGCGGAGCTTAAAGGCCGGCCGTTTCTCTCTCTCTGGAACCAGGCGCAGCGGCCCGAGGTCGCCAGACTGATGCAAATGGTCGTCGACGGAGCCTGCCCGATCGTCGCCGGCGCGGCGGCGGCGCCGGAGGGTTATGACCTAACGGAATTCGAACTTTTACTTTTACCGCTACGTTATCACGGCAAAACCCATGCGCGAGTATTGGGCCGGATAGCTCCTGCGAAACGGCCGAGCTGGCTTGGATTGATCCCCGTCGAAACCTTAGATTTTTTATCTATGCGTGTATTGGATGGGCGCAATTTGATCTCAGCCCGAGGGGCGGCGCGGGCAACGCCTGCCAATGTCGGGCTCAGCCCAAGTTTCTCATCTTGCGAGCAACGCAGACACTTACGAATCTATATTGGAAATACGTAA
- a CDS encoding gamma carbonic anhydrase family protein, with product MPFYEIDGLAPTLPESGRFWIAPDVQIVGDVRFGEDASVWFGSVLRGDNDSITLGAGSNIQDGCLVHTDPGFPVSLGAHSSVGHGVMLHGCSIGEKSLIGMRAIILNGAKIGNNCLVGAGSLVTEGKEFPDNSLIIGSPARVMRTLEEKDLKRMQGAAGYVARWQRYKKGLVVRSA from the coding sequence ATGCCTTTTTATGAAATTGACGGTCTTGCTCCGACTTTGCCTGAGAGCGGCCGCTTCTGGATCGCACCCGACGTGCAAATCGTCGGCGATGTCCGGTTCGGCGAAGACGCCTCGGTCTGGTTCGGCTCTGTGCTGCGCGGCGACAATGATTCGATCACGCTTGGCGCGGGGTCGAACATTCAAGACGGCTGCCTCGTGCATACTGACCCGGGCTTTCCGGTCTCCCTCGGCGCTCATAGTTCCGTCGGCCATGGCGTGATGCTGCACGGCTGCTCGATCGGCGAGAAGAGCTTGATCGGCATGCGCGCGATCATTTTGAACGGTGCGAAGATCGGTAATAATTGTCTTGTCGGAGCCGGGTCGCTTGTGACCGAAGGCAAGGAATTTCCCGACAATTCGCTGATCATCGGCAGTCCCGCGCGGGTCATGCGGACGCTCGAAGAAAAAGACCTGAAGCGCATGCAAGGCGCGGCCGGCTATGTGGCGCGCTGGCAGCGCTACAAGAAGGGGCTTGTCGTCCGCAGCGCATGA
- the cysE gene encoding serine O-acetyltransferase, with protein MHEAAHVISIESVDPIFARMRTEAEETIHREPEISGIMMSTILNHDTLESAIIHRLAARLGHPEVPGDLIRKTYLDVLAHDPSIAEAFRADLVAVVDRDPACVRVIEPVLYFKGFHAIQTHRLAHALWNAGRRDFALYLQSRSSEVFQTDIHPAAQFGKSIFLDHATGLVVGSTAVIEDGVSMLQDVTLGGTGKEKGDRHPKIRHGVLIGAGAKILGNIEVGHCARIAAGSVVLHPVPNNKTVAGVPAKIVGEAGCAEPALSMDQILATKPAVI; from the coding sequence ATGCACGAAGCCGCTCATGTCATCAGCATCGAAAGCGTCGATCCGATCTTCGCGCGAATGCGGACGGAAGCCGAGGAAACGATCCATCGCGAACCCGAGATTTCGGGCATCATGATGTCGACGATCCTCAATCACGACACGCTTGAAAGCGCGATCATCCACAGGCTCGCGGCGCGGCTTGGTCATCCCGAAGTGCCGGGCGATCTCATCCGCAAGACCTATCTCGATGTGCTGGCCCATGATCCTTCGATCGCGGAAGCCTTCCGCGCCGATCTGGTGGCGGTCGTCGATCGCGACCCGGCCTGTGTGCGCGTGATCGAGCCCGTCCTCTATTTCAAAGGCTTTCACGCCATTCAAACGCACCGGCTCGCGCATGCTTTGTGGAATGCCGGCCGCCGCGATTTCGCGCTTTATCTCCAGAGCCGTTCGTCGGAGGTTTTCCAGACCGATATTCATCCGGCCGCGCAATTCGGAAAGAGCATTTTCCTCGATCATGCGACCGGCCTCGTCGTTGGCTCGACGGCCGTCATCGAGGATGGCGTCTCGATGCTTCAGGATGTCACGCTCGGCGGCACCGGCAAGGAAAAGGGCGACCGTCACCCCAAGATCCGGCATGGGGTGCTGATCGGCGCCGGCGCGAAGATCCTCGGCAATATAGAGGTCGGTCATTGCGCCAGGATCGCGGCGGGCTCCGTTGTGCTGCATCCGGTGCCAAACAATAAGACGGTGGCCGGCGTTCCGGCCAAAATCGTCGGCGAGGCCGGCTGTGCCGAACCGGCGCTCAGCATGGATCAGATCCTCGCCACGAAACCGGCTGTGATCTAG